The following proteins come from a genomic window of Acidimicrobiales bacterium:
- a CDS encoding gamma-glutamylcyclotransferase family protein — MLFVYGTLLFPDVLQAVLGRVPIMTPASLPGWRAAALPGRVYPGLVPATDGSGRGAAGQVLTGLSAGEWAVLDAFEGDAYDRRELVLGDDRQVWTYVWCDGAAVAAHDWDPAWFARTELPTYVDGCVSWRDDLT, encoded by the coding sequence GTGCTGTTCGTGTACGGGACGCTGCTGTTCCCCGACGTGCTGCAGGCCGTGCTGGGCCGGGTGCCGATCATGACCCCGGCGTCGCTCCCGGGCTGGCGGGCGGCGGCGCTGCCCGGGCGGGTGTACCCGGGGCTGGTGCCGGCGACCGATGGCTCCGGCCGAGGGGCGGCGGGCCAGGTGCTGACGGGGCTGTCGGCGGGGGAGTGGGCCGTGCTCGACGCCTTCGAGGGCGACGCCTACGACCGCCGTGAACTGGTCCTGGGCGACGATCGGCAGGTCTGGACCTACGTCTGGTGCGACGGCGCCGCCGTCGCCGCCCACGACTGGGACCCGGCGTGGTTCGCCCGCACGGAGCTGCCCACGTACGTGGACGGCTGCGTGTCGTGGCGTGACGACTTAACCTGA
- a CDS encoding acyltransferase: MHEPALDGLRGVAVMAVVVFHMNRLPGGFLGVDLFFVLSGFLITSLLLHDRIALGAFWARRARRLLPALWLLLVGVSVLLLLYTPDAERSLFRDDALATLGYVTNWQRITATTSYWDLFSQKSPLEHMWSLAIEEQFYVVWPLVAALLLRRHRRIDRVRNVALGGAAVSLAWMALTYNESDTNWAYFSTPTRLGPTLLGAALATFTLNRTRRTQRRAPERDILALAALFVMTMLVLSLDGTEGLYYRGGLAVFALASCAVIWAATGGPPGLVARALSLPPLRWLGLISYGIYLWHWPIFVYISTDRLRLDRWEADALRLATTLAVAAASYVGLERPIRRGALPGRRAWVASGVAVAVTLGAVLIATDGPTRSATLDDAAELADDLEDQARQQAIDSPILYLPAPRDIPDDAARLLLVGDSGPGAWGPELVDVAERDGGAPPIDVAWASQYGCSIVNADGPTVAPDETVIEDEPCHGVRRRMWRQLVERYDPDVVVYYLANAGFTHDHLVDGRWVPECDPRYDAYLEQALRDEAELLTAGGAALAYATSPYTATLLPGTREAVDCRNATNVRAAATVPGARVLDLNAYVESLPDDGTVFADSVHLAPSGGRRAARWLLPQVRDWLRAAAPAP; the protein is encoded by the coding sequence GTGCACGAACCGGCGCTCGACGGGCTGCGGGGCGTCGCCGTCATGGCGGTGGTCGTGTTCCACATGAACCGCCTGCCGGGCGGGTTCCTGGGCGTCGACCTCTTCTTCGTCCTCTCCGGCTTCCTGATCACCTCGCTGCTGCTGCACGACAGGATCGCCCTCGGCGCCTTCTGGGCCCGGCGCGCCCGCCGGCTGCTCCCGGCCCTGTGGCTGCTGCTGGTCGGGGTGTCGGTGCTGCTGCTCCTCTACACGCCCGACGCGGAGCGCAGCCTGTTCCGCGACGACGCCCTCGCCACCCTCGGCTACGTCACCAACTGGCAGCGCATCACGGCCACCACCTCCTACTGGGACCTCTTCAGCCAGAAGTCGCCGCTGGAGCACATGTGGAGCCTGGCGATCGAGGAGCAGTTCTACGTGGTGTGGCCGCTGGTCGCCGCGCTGCTGCTGCGTCGTCACCGAAGGATCGACCGGGTCCGCAACGTGGCGCTCGGCGGCGCCGCCGTGTCCCTCGCCTGGATGGCCCTCACCTACAACGAGAGCGACACCAACTGGGCCTACTTCTCGACGCCGACCCGCCTCGGCCCGACGCTGCTGGGCGCGGCCCTCGCCACCTTCACGCTGAACCGCACCCGCCGCACGCAGCGCCGGGCCCCCGAACGGGACATCCTCGCCCTGGCGGCGCTGTTCGTGATGACGATGCTGGTGCTCTCGCTCGACGGCACGGAGGGCCTCTACTACCGGGGCGGCCTCGCCGTGTTCGCGCTGGCGTCGTGCGCGGTGATCTGGGCCGCCACCGGCGGGCCGCCCGGCCTGGTCGCCCGAGCGCTGTCACTCCCGCCGCTGCGCTGGCTCGGGCTGATCAGCTACGGCATCTACCTGTGGCACTGGCCGATCTTCGTGTACATCTCGACCGACCGCCTGCGCCTCGACCGCTGGGAGGCCGACGCCCTGCGGCTCGCCACCACGCTGGCCGTCGCCGCGGCGTCGTACGTCGGGCTGGAGCGTCCGATCCGCCGTGGCGCCCTGCCCGGCCGCCGGGCCTGGGTGGCGTCCGGCGTGGCCGTGGCCGTGACCCTGGGAGCGGTGCTGATCGCCACCGACGGCCCCACCCGGTCGGCCACGCTCGACGACGCCGCCGAGCTGGCGGACGACCTCGAGGACCAGGCGCGGCAGCAGGCGATCGACAGCCCGATCCTCTACCTGCCGGCGCCGCGCGACATCCCGGACGACGCCGCGCGGCTGCTGCTCGTGGGCGACAGCGGCCCCGGCGCCTGGGGCCCGGAGCTGGTCGACGTGGCCGAGCGCGACGGTGGCGCACCGCCGATCGACGTCGCCTGGGCGTCGCAGTACGGGTGCTCGATCGTCAACGCCGACGGCCCAACCGTGGCGCCCGACGAGACCGTCATCGAGGACGAGCCGTGCCACGGGGTGCGCCGCCGCATGTGGCGCCAGCTCGTCGAGCGGTACGACCCCGACGTGGTCGTCTACTACCTGGCCAACGCCGGCTTCACCCACGACCACCTGGTGGACGGCCGGTGGGTGCCCGAGTGCGACCCCCGCTACGACGCCTACCTCGAGCAGGCCCTCCGCGACGAGGCCGAGCTGCTCACCGCCGGGGGCGCCGCGCTGGCGTACGCCACCAGCCCCTACACGGCCACGTTGCTGCCGGGCACCCGGGAGGCCGTCGACTGCCGCAACGCCACCAACGTCCGGGCCGCGGCGACCGTGCCCGGCGCCCGGGTGCTCGACCTGAACGCCTACGTCGAGTCGCTCCCCGACGACGGGACCGTGTTCGCCGACTCGGTCCACCTCGCCCCCTCCGGCGGCCGGCGCGCCGCCCGCTGGCTGCTGCCCCAGGTGCGGGACTGGCTCCGCGCCGCCGCACCCGCGCCCTGA
- a CDS encoding DUF2630 family protein: protein MNDETLIERIGALVEEEHALERTLAQDPETPEADKRLQELEVALDQCWDLLRQRRARRNAGVDPDEAQARPGDVVEHYQQ from the coding sequence ATGAACGACGAGACCCTGATCGAACGCATCGGCGCCCTGGTCGAGGAGGAGCACGCCCTCGAGCGGACGCTGGCGCAGGACCCCGAGACGCCCGAGGCCGACAAGCGCCTGCAGGAGCTCGAGGTCGCCCTCGACCAGTGCTGGGACCTGCTGCGCCAGCGCCGCGCCCGCCGCAACGCCGGCGTCGACCCCGACGAGGCGCAGGCCCGCCCGGGCGACGTGGTGGAGCACTACCAGCAATAG